TCGAGGAGCGCGCGGGCACGCCGCTCCCGAAGCGAGAGAAGATGCCGCGCCGCGTCCGCGCGAACTCGCCCCGCGTTCACGCTACGCGCGAGCGCCCGCACTCGTTCGGCCTCGCGAGCCACGAGCGAAGCGAGGGAACGCGCCGCGAGAGGCGCGCCCCTCCACGCGAAAACCACGAGTGCGAGCCACGAGAATACGCCCCAAGAAGACGTCGCGGACGGCGGCAACAGAATCGGCAACGAGGCGAGCAAGGTTCCTCCACGCGCGACGCGTACGACGCGCGCCCGCACTTCCCGATCGGAAAGCGTCGAAGGCGAAACGCTCGGCGTTCGAATCCCCGGAAAGGCGGCTCGACCTCGCTGGACGGGTGTGACGTTCGAAGGCGTGGAGCGAAACGTCGAGGTGCCGAGTTCCGCGTCGAGCGCGCACCAAGGACAAGAGACGCGCCGAGGATGCGCGTGCGAAGGATTGCGCGCGCACGTCACGAGCGAGCGCTCCAAACGGTGCAGCGCGGACGTCCACGCTCGGGCACCGGGACGACGCCAGCGAGACGTGAAGGCCCGCTCGAACAAGCGCCGCACGTCTCGCGGCAAGACGATGACGGGCAAGGTGCCGGGCGGCGCTTGCACGCCGCTTCGACCTGTGCGCGGTCCGTACGCGTAGGCCCGCCTGCGTATCGCCTCGCCCAGCGCGGGCGGTTCGGCGGCCCAAACTCCGGCGAACGGATAGCGTCCCGAGAACAGCAAGAGGAACACGGCCGTCGCGAGCCCGAAGCGGTCGTGCGAGCGCGTTCGGCGAACCGACCGTAAATCGTGTCCTTGAAGCTCGGGCGGCGTGAAGGCCTCGGTGCCGACGCCGCATGGAAACACCTCGCGACCGAAGGTGACTTGAAAGGAGTCCACGTCGATGAAGCGGACGCGAGCGTCGGGCCCCACGAGGATGTTGTTGGGGTTGAGGTCGCCGATGACGTGCCCATGGCGGTGCACGACGTCCACGGCTTGCGCGAGGTGTCGCGCGACCCGAACGAGGAAGCGCCAATCGGCCTGCGGAAAGTGCTCGGCACGAAACCGGCTCGCCGTGAGGTCGTGAAGCGGTCGGTAGGAGGCGGGAATCCGCGGAAGTCGCACACCGACCGGGACGCCCGACGCGTCGTGCACGGACCCGAGCGGCCAAGCGCCGACGTCCACGAGTTCGGGTGTGACTGCCCGAGTCATCAAGGCGATCTTGCGCGCGTCACGCTCGCTCGGACGGCGTTCGTACAGCTTCACGACCTCTTCGGGCCGCGAAGCGACTTCGTAAACGCTTCCTTCGCCGCCGCGTCCCAGGAGACGGCCGAGCGCGAGGGCCGAACCGCTCGCGTCGCGCACCTTCCTCGCGTCGGTCATGAACCGTCCGCGGCCTCCCGCCGAGTCGGGACGTTCGTCGCGGCGAGAACGAGGGTGAGGTCGTCGTCGGTGCGCGTGGAGAGGCGATCGGACGCCAGCCAGGCGTGCAGCGCGTGCGAAAACGCGGCTTCGCTCGTGTGCTCGGCGGCGAGCGACGTGAACAACGCGCCGAAGAACGGCTGGTGCGCGGCGCGATCGGCGATTCGCAAGGCGACGCGCTCCAAGCCGTCGGTGAACATCGCGAGCCGTGTCGGGCGGTCGGACGTCACGAGGCATTGCACGTGGTGCGGCTCGGCGTCCGTCAGGAAGTGCGTTTCGTTGGCGTACTCGCCGTGCGAAGGCCAAAAGATCGGCGCGAAGTCCTCGGTGTTCGCGGCGACGATGGCGCCGTCTCCTATTTGCACGAACAGCGACCAAGTCGCCGTGACGATCGCGCCGAGCAGGGTGCAGGCGAATTCGCGAATCGGCGCGTTTCGTTCTCGTGCCGCGTCCTCGATCGCTCGACGCGAGGCAGCGAGGAGGGCTTCGACGTCGGGTCCGCTCGGGCACCGTGCCTGCCGCCGCCCTTCGACCGAGAAGGCGTCGCAGACGAGTCGGCTGGCGACGTCGGCGTGCACGGCGCTTCCCGCTCCGTCACAGACGACGATCACGAGCCCCTCGT
This genomic stretch from Deinococcus yavapaiensis KR-236 harbors:
- a CDS encoding PP2C family serine/threonine-protein phosphatase translates to MTTWRAVGASVAGASHRVRGVPCQDAFSLHVDDEGLVIVVCDGAGSAVHADVASRLVCDAFSVEGRRQARCPSGPDVEALLAASRRAIEDAARERNAPIREFACTLLGAIVTATWSLFVQIGDGAIVAANTEDFAPIFWPSHGEYANETHFLTDAEPHHVQCLVTSDRPTRLAMFTDGLERVALRIADRAAHQPFFGALFTSLAAEHTSEAAFSHALHAWLASDRLSTRTDDDLTLVLAATNVPTRREAADGS